Within Micromonospora parathelypteridis, the genomic segment GCCGGTTCGCCGCGCTGCTCACCGACGACAAGCTCTTCCACGCGGGTACCAACCAGCTCGACGTACTCCAGGTCGGCTCGGACGGGACGCTGCGACGCCTCGCGCTGTCCTGACCGTCCTGCCTTGATCTTTCTCCTGGTCCTGCCCCTGGTCGTGCCCTGGTTCTGCCCCCGGTCCTGACTCCGTCCCGTTCCGCGGGATGTGGGGTTTCCCGGTGGCCCGGTCGGGAATCGGGTGACGCATACCTCACCGCCGAACCACGGCGGGCGTTGTCCCATGAGCCGCAATTACGGTAGAAGCGAAGGCAATTCAACGTAGATCTGCCGGCGAAGCGAGGAACCACATGACGGAAGTCAAGCTCGATCACCCCGGTGGGCAGCTGTCGATGCCGGTGCATCCCGCGGTCGAGGGCCCCGCCGGTATCGGGGTGAGCAAGCTGCTGAAAGAAACCGGGATGACAACGTACGACCCCGGTTTCGTCAACACCGCGGCTGCCTCATCCGCGATCACCTACATCGACGGCGACGCGGGGATCCTGCGTTACCGGGGATACCCGATCGAGCAGTTGGCCGAGAAGTCCTCCTTCCTGGAGGTCTCCTACCTGCTCATCTACGGTGAGCTGCCCACCGAGCAGCAGCTGACCGAGTTCACCGAGTGGATTCGGCGGCACTCGCTGCTGCACGAGGAGATGCGCCGCTTCTTCGACGGCTTCCCCCGGGACGCCCACCCGATGGCGGTGCTCTCGTCCGCGGTGAGCGCCCTGTCGACCTTCTACCAGGACAGCCTGGACCCGTTCGACTCCGAGCACGTGGAGATCTCGACGGTCCGGCTGATGGCGAAGGTGCCCACCATCGCCTCGTACGCGTACAAGAAGTCCATCGGGCAGCCGCTGCTGTACCCGGACAACTCGCTGGGGTACGTGGACAACCTGCTGCGGATGACCTTCGGCGTGCCGGCGGAACCGTACGAGGTCGACCCGGTGATGTCGAAGGTGCTGGACATGCTCTTCGTCCTGCACGCCGACCACGAGCAGAACTGCTCCACGTCGACCGTCCGCCTGGTCGGCTCCAGCAACGCCAACCTCTTCGCGTCGGTCTCCGCCGGTGTGAACGCGCTGTTCGGCCCGCTGCACGGCGGCGCCAACCAGGCGGTGCTGGAGATGCTCCAGCAGATCCACGCCGGCGACGGCGACGTCCGGTCCTTCGTCCGCAAGGTCAAGGACAAGGAAGACGGCGTCAAGCTGATGGGCTTCGGCCACCGGGTCTACAAGAACTACGACCCGCGGGCGGCGATCGTCAAGAAGGCCGCTCAGGACGTGCTCGGCCGGATGGCCAAGCCGGACCCGCTGCTGGACATCGCCATGGAGCTGGAGGAGATCGCGCTCGCCGACGACTTCTTCGTCTCCCGTCGGCTCTACCCGAACGTGGACTTCTACACGGGCCTGATCTACAAGGCCATGGGCTTCCCGACCAAGATGTTCACGGTGCTGTTCGCGCTCGGCCGGCTCCCCGGCTGGATCGCCCAGTGGCGCGAGATGATCAGCGACCCGGAGACCAAGATCGGCCGCCCGCGGCAGGTCTACGTCGGTGCCCCCGAGCGGGACTACGTCCCCTTCGCCGAGCGCTGACCCTCCACCCCCGCACCACCACAGGCCGCCGACCCCACCGGGTCGGCGGCCTGCCGCTTTGTTCGGGGTCGGTGTCGTGCCCGTCCAATCCATGATGTTCGGGCCGCAGAGTGTCAGTGCCGGCCGGTTCGGCGATGATCGACTCCACATCGCCGATATTGCGGTTTCCGCCCGCTGGGATACCCCGACATCGGCGATACGGAGTCGATCAAGCGGCGGGGCCGGTCCTTCGCGGGCTCGCGGTCGGTCCGCGTCCCCAGTTGGGGTCGAGCGGACTGGCCGACGAGGGGTCGGGGCGTCAGAAGGCGGAGATGTCCCGTGTCCGCTCGCTGCGGCTCAGTGCGCTGACCAGCGCGGACTGGCCGTGACGGCGAACGGCCAGCCGGACCAGCAGGTCGCGCACGGGGTCGAACACCTCGACGGGGAACGGTGGCGTCGGCACGCCCACGCTCGCCGCGAGGTCGTCGGAGTGGACCACGATCTCCAGTTGACGCGTGAGCAGGAAATCGCCGCGCCGCAGGGCCCAGCCCTGCCAGGGGATCGGTACGACGTCGCGGGCGTCCCCTCGCGAGAGCAGGTAACCGACCTCCTGCAGCGCCAGGGCCGAGCGGGCGGTCAGACGGGCCAGTCCCTGTGCCGCTTCGGCTTCGTCCGGACCCGAGGCGACCGAGTCTTCGTCCGGTGTGCCCTCGCTGACCCAGGCGGCCCGCTCGTAATGCTCGTCGGCCGACTCAAGGAGCGGCAGCTCCGTCGGCATGGGTAGCAACTCCGCCGCCCGGGCCGCCTGACGCCCCAGGTGGCATGCCAGGCCTCCCACCGACAGGTGCGGCAGCGCGCTCGGACGCGACCACCGCTCGGCCACCTCGGGGCGCCGGATCAGGTCCAACGCGATCGAGGCGGCAACAGGGAAAGCGGCATCCAGGGCGTCGACAGGACGAGACATCCGCCGATTCTGACAGTCACCGCGAGGCAGCGCCGACCGGGCAATCCCGGACTCAGAGCAACGGGAACAGATGTTGGGGTGTCCCCGGGCGGGGACACCCCAACATCGGCGAGGCGGATCGGTCAGCGCAGCCCGGCGGCGGCGAGCAGGTTGCCCTCGGGGAGCACCGGGAGGGCGCGGCCCTGGGCCATGCGCTGCTCGGCGCGCTGGGCGGTGAACGTTGCGTCGGTGGCGATGGCGGCGGCGTAGCTGGCGGCGGTGCGTTGGGCGATCGCCGCCCAGCCGTACTGGTCGTTGACCATCCGGCGGGCACGGCGGGCCATGACGCGGGCACGGTCGGGATCCGACAGCAGCGCGTCCACGGCGTCGGTCAGCCCGTCGGGGTCGTGCGGGCGGAAGGTCATCCCGGTCCCGCCCGGCTCGACGATCTCCGCGAGGCCGCCGGTGGCGGCGACGGCGAGGGGTGCGCCGGCGGCGGCACCCTCCAGGGCGACCATGCCGAACGGCTCGTAGATGCTCGGCACGGCGAAGCAGTCGGACGCCGCCATCAACGCCGGCAGGTCGTTGCCGCCCAGGAAGCCCGGCATGGTGACCATGCCGCCCAGGCCGCGGCGGTGCACCTCGGCTTCCAGCTCGGCGCGGTACGGGCCGTCGCCGGCGATCACGGCACGCAGGCCGGGGTGCCGATCGCGCAGCCGGGGCAGGGCGGCGATCAGGTGCTGGACGCCCTTCTCGTACACGAGTCGACCGGCGAAGGTGACCAGCGGGCCATCCTCGGCGAACCGGGCGCGCGCGGCGGCCACCGCGCTCGCGGGCACGCGCCAGCGGTGCGGCTCCACGCCGTTGGCGACCACGTCGACCCGTCCGGCCGGTACGCCGAACAGCGCGTTCACCTCGTCGCGCATGTACCCGGAGCAGACGATCACCCGGTTGGACTCGCTGCTGAGCCACTGCTCGACACCGTGGATGGTGCGGTTCATCTCCTCGGGCAGCCAGCCCTGGTGCCGACCGGCCTCGGTGGCGTGGATCGTGCTGACCAGCGGGATGTCGAGGTGGTCGCGCAGTGTCATCGCGGTGTGGGCGACGAGCCAGTCGTGGGCGTGGATGACGTCGTAGGTGTTGGCCTGGGTGGCGCGCAGGGCGGTGCGGGTGAGGGTGTGGTTGAAAGCCATGGTCCAGGCCAGCAGCGAGTCGGTGGCGAGCGGGAAGGCCACCGGGTCCTCGGGGGCGCGCAGGATGTGGACGCCGTCGGCGTACTCCTCCAGGGGCGCGCCTTCGGTGTGGCGGGTGACGACGGTGACCTCGTGGCCGGCGGCGGCGAGGGCCACGGAGAGGGCGTGCACGTGTCGACCGAGGCCGCCGACGAGCACCGGCGGGTACTCCCAGGACAGCATCAGGATGCGACGGGTCTGCGGGGGCACGCCGGGGCCGGACTTCGCCGGCACGACCGCGGCGGGCTGCGAAGGAAGACCGGGCTGAGGCCGGGAGGTCAGGGTGGGCCGGTGGGTCCGGTCCTTGGTGGCAGCGAGCTGCTCGTCGACCCGCAGGGTCGTCACATCAATCTCCGTCCAAGCATGGTGGGGCGCGCCGGCATCAGTGGCGGCGGAGCGAGAGGTGTAAGGGGTGGCCGAGGGCCTGGCGGGCACGCGCGGACGCTTGTCCCCGGTCAAGGAAAGTGCATCGAGCCCAAGAACGCACCCCGAAATGGGCCATCGTGACGGAGGACACCTGAGTGGTGTAGCGCGCATCAGACAGGTCGTTTCCGGTCACCGCCTGAAAGGATGGATTGGCGCGCCAGGGCGGGGGGCATTACCCGCGTGCGCGCGGGCGGCCTCTGCCGGCGCGCACGCGGCGCGGTCCGCACATGACCATGGCTTGAAGGAGCGACATGCAGGTCTGGCCGGGCGAGCGGTACCCCCTGGGCGCCACCTACGACGGGATGGGCACCAACTTCGCCATCTTCTCCGAGGTGGCCGAGCGGATCGAGCTCTGCCTGTTCGACGAGTGGGACACCGGCGCGGAGCGCCGCGTCGAGTTGCGCGAGGTGGACGCCTACGTGTGGCACGCGTACCTGCCGGGCATCGAGCCGGGGCAGCGCTACGGCTACCGGGTGTACGGCCCGTACGACCAGGCGAACGGGCTGCGCTGCAACCCGCACAAGCTGCTGATCGACCCGTACGCGAAGGCCATCGACGGTGACGTCACGTGGGACCCGGCGGTCTACGACTACGACATGGCGCAGCCGGAGCGGATGTCCGAGACCGACTCGGCGCCGTTCATGCCCAAGTCGGTGGTCGTCAACCCGTACTTCGACTGGGGCAACGACAAGCCGCCACGCACCCCTTACCACCACTCGGTGATCTACGAGGCGCACGTACGCGGGCTGACCATGCGCCACCCGGACATCCCGGAGGAGCTGCGCGGCACGTACGCGGGCATCGCCTCCCCGCCGATGATCGAATACCTGACCCAGCTCGGGGTGACCGCTATCGAGCTGATGCCGGTGCACCAGTTCATCCACGACAACCGCCTCGTGGACCTGGGGCTGCGCAACTACTGGGGTTACAACACGATCGGCTTCTTCGCCCCGCACCACGGCTACTCCGCTCTGGGCCGGACCGGCCAGCAGGTGCAGGAGTTCCGGGGCATGGTCAAGGCGCTGCACGCGGCCGGCATCGAGGTCATCCTCGACGTGGTCTACAACCACACCGCCGAGGGCAACCACCTCGGCCCGACGCTGAGCTTCAAGGGCGTGGACGCGCCCAGCTACTACCGGCTCAGCGAGGAGGACCGCCGCTACTTCGTCGACTACACGGGCACCGGCAACAGCCTCAACGTGCGCAGCCCGCACTCCCTGCAACTGATCATGGATTCGCTGCGCTACTGGGTGACCGAGATGCACGTCGACGGTTTCCGCTTCGACCTGGCCGCCACCCTGGCCCGCGAGTTCTACGAGGTCGACCGGCTGTCCACCTTCTTCGAGGTGGTGCAGCAGGACCCGGTGGTCAGCCAGGTCAAGCTGATCGCCGAGCCGTGGGACGTCGGCCCGGGCGGCTACCAGGTGGGCAACTTCCCGCCGCTGTGGACCGAGTGGAACGGCAAGTACCGCGACACCGTGCGCGACTTCTGGCGCGGCGAGCCGGCCACCCTCGCCGAGTTCGCGTCCCGGATCTCCGGCTCCGCCGACCTCTACCAGGACGACGGCCGCCGCCCGTTCCACAGCATCAACTTCGTGACCGTGCACGACGGGTTCACGCTCAACGACCTGGTGTCGTACAACGACAAGCACAACGAGGCCAACGGCGAGGACAACCGGGACGGCGAGAGCCACAACCGATCCTGGAACTGCGGGGTCGAGGGTGACACCGACGACGGGGCGGTGCTCGCCCTGCGGGCCAAGCAGCGGCGCAACTTCCTGGCAACGTTGATGCTGTCGCAGGGTGTGCCGATGATCGGCCACGGCGACGAGTTGGGCCGCACCCAGCACGGCAACAACAACGTCTACTGCCAGGACAGCGAGCTGGCCTGGGTCGACTGGGACAACGTCGACGAGCAGCTACTGGAGTTCGTCCAGACGCTCACCGCGTTCCGCAAACGACACCAGGTGTTCCGGCGTCGCCGGTTCTTCACCGGCCTGCCGGTGAACGGGCGCGGCATCGACGAGCCACTGCCCGACCTGGCCTGGCACACCCCCGACGGGCGGGAGATGACCGGCGAGGACTGGGGCAACGACTTCGGCCGCTCGGTGGCGCTCTTCGTCAACGGCGAGGGCATCCGCGAACGCGGCCAGTACGGCCAGAAGCACCACGACACCTCGTTCCTGCTCTGCTTCAACGCCCACGACGCGCCGCTGGACTTCACCATGCCCGGCAGCGAGTACGGCCAGAAATGGGAACGGGTGATCAGCACAGCCGAACCTGAGCCCGACGACGCCATGGTGATCAGCGCGGGCGGCACCATCCGGGTGCCGGACCGTTCCCTGGTGGTGCTGGAGAGGATGAACTGACATGGCGGCCACCCCTCCCGAGGCCACCCCTCCCACGGCCACCTACCGCGTGCAGGTCCGCCCCGGCTTCGACCTGGACGCCACCGCCGAGATCCTCGACTACCTCGCCGACCTGGGCGTCAGCCACCTCTACACCGCCCCGCTGCTCACCGCCACGCCCGGCTCCGCGCACGGCTACGACGTGGTCGACCACCGGGCGGTCAACCCCGAGTTGGGCGGCGAGGCGGCCCGGCAGCGACTGCTGCGCGCGCTGCACGACAAGAAGATCGGCCTGGTCGTCGACATCGTCCCCAACCACGCCGGGGTCGCCGTCGCGGCGGCCAACCCCGCCTGGTGGGACGTGCTGCGCCGGGGGCGCGACTCGGCGTACGCCGACTGGTTCGACATCGACTGGGACCGGGGCCGGCTGCTGCTGCCGGTGCTGGCCGACGACCCGGCCGCCCTGGACGACCTCAAGCTGGTCGACGGGGAGCTGCGCTACCACGAGCACCGCTTCCCGGTCGCTGACGGCACCGGCGACGGCACCACCCGGGAGGTGCACGACCGGCAGCACTACGAGCTGGTCTCCTGGCGTCGGGGTGACGCCGAGCTGACGTACCGCCGGTTCTTCGCGGTTTCCGGCCTGGCCGGTCTCCGCGTGGAGGACCCGGCGGTGTTCGCCGCCACCCACGAGCTGATCCTGCGCTGGGCCGCCGCCGGGGAGATCGACGGCATCCGCGTCGACCACCCGGACGGGCTGCGCGACCCCGCCGGCTACCTCACCCGGTTGCGGGCCGCCGCGCCGCAGGCCTGGCTCGTGGTGGAGAAGATCCTGGAGTACGGCGAGGAGCTGCCGGACTGGCCGGTGGACGGCACCACCGGCTACGACGCCCTGGCCGCGGTCAACGGGCTCTTCGTCGACCCGGATGCCGAGGGCGACTTCACGGTGCTGGACACCCGACTGGCCGGGCACCACACCTCCTGGGAGGACCTGACCCACGACACCAAGCTCGCCGCCGCCACGAAGCTGCTCGCCGCCGAGCTGACCCGACTCGCCGCGCTCGCCCCCGACGTACCGGCCGACCAGGCGCGGGCCGCGCTCGCCGAGTTGGCCGCCGCGTTCGCGGTCTACCGCGGCTACCCGCCGCACGGTGCTCGGCACCTCGCCGCCGCCCGCTCGGAGGCCGGCCGCCGCCGCCCCGACCTGGTCGGCGCCCTGGACGCGGTCACCCGCCGGCTCCGCGACCCCGACGACGAGCTGGCCAAACGGTTCCCCCAGCTCACCGGCGCGGTGATGGCCAAGGGGGTGGAGGACACCGCGTTCTACCGCTGGACCCGGTTCGTGGCACTCAACGAGGTCGGCGGCAGCCCCGCCCACTTCGGGGTGCCGCCGGCGGAGTTCCACCGCTTCGCCGCCGCCCGGCACGTCCGCTGGCCGGCCAGCATGACCACCGTCTCCACCCACGACACGAAACGCGGCGAGGACGTCCGCGCCCGCCTCGCCGTGCTCAGCGAGCTGCCCGACCAATGGGCCGAGCAGGTCAAAAGCTGGATGGAGTACGCCCCACTGGCCGACCCGTCGTTCGCCCACCTGCTGTGGCAGACCGCCGTCGGCGCGTGGCCGATCGAGCGGGAGCGGCTGCACGCGTACGCCGAGAAGGCCGCCCGGGAGGCCGCGGCCTCGACCAGTTGGTCGGACCCCGACCAGGCCTTCGAACAGGCGATGCACGCCGTGATCGACCTCATGTACGACGACCCGAGCCTGCACGACGAACTGACCGAACTCGCCGCCGCGATCGCCCCGGCCGGCTGGTCCAACTCGCTCGGGCAGAAGCTCGTGCAGCTCACCATGCCCGGCGTGCCGGACACCTACCAGGGCACCGAGCTGTGGGACAACAGCCTCGTCGACCCCGACAACCGCCGCCCGGTCGACTTCGACGTACGCCGAGAGATGCTGGCACGCTTGGACGGCGGCTGGCGTCCCCCGGTCGACACCGACGGCGCGGCGAAGCTGCTCGTCGTGTCGCGGACCCTGCGGTTGCGGCGGGCGCGCCCGGAGCTGTTCACCGGCTACCGACCGGTGCCCGCGCACGGGCCGGTGGGCCGGCACGTGGTGGCCTTCGACCGGGGCGGCGCGATCACCGTCGCGACCCGCCTGCCGCTCGGTCTGGAACGCGCTGGTGGGTGGTGTGACACAAACCTGTCGCTTCCCGTTAACGAGGTGAAGGACCTGTTCACCGGGCGGGTCTACAGTGGCGGAGAGACCTCTCTGGCCGACCTGCTGGCCGACTACCCCGTCGCACTGCTGGCTCCTCCCACCGCTTCCGTGGAGGCTGCTTCATGACCGAATTCTCCGTCTGGGCACCCGACGCCACCCGCGTGCGGCTGCGCCTGTCCGGCGACGTCGACCACGAGATGCGCGCCGCCGCCGACGGCTGGTGGCGGGTCGAGGTGCCCGACGCCGGCCCCGACTACTCCTTTCTGCTGAACGACGACGAAACCCCACTGCCCGACCCCCGCTCGCCGTGGCAGCCTGCTGGTGTGCACGGGCCAAGCCGCCTCTACGACCACGACGCCTTCGACTGGACCGACAGCGCGTGGACGGGCCGGCAACTGCCCGGCAGCATCCTCTACGAGCTGCACATCGGCACCTTCACCCCGGACGGCACCTTCGACGCGGCCATCGACCGCCTCGACCACCTGGTGTCGTTGGGCGTCGACCTGATCGAGCTGCTCCCGGTCAACGCCTTCAACGGCGAACACAACTGGGGGTACGACGGCGTCTGCTGGTATGCGCCACACCAGCCCTACGGCGGCCCCGATGGTCTGAAACGCTTCGTCGACGCCGCCCACGCTAAAGGCCTGGGGGTGATCCTCGACGTCGTCTACAACCATTTCGGGCCCTCCGGGGCCTACGCGCCGCGGTTCGGCCCGTACCTCGCCGAGCAGAGCAACACCTGGGGCCGCTCGGTCAACCTCGACGGCCCGCACTCGGACGAGGTCCGCCGCTACATCATCGACAGCGTGCTCATGTGGCTGCGCGACTACCACGTCGACGGGCTGCGGTTGGATGCCGTACACGCTCTGCCCGACACCCGCGCGGTTCCGCTGCTCGAAGAGCTGGCGGTTTCGGTGGAGTCGTTGTCGACGCACCTGGGGCGGCCGCTGTCGCTCATCGCGGAATCGGATCTCAACGATCCACGGCTCATCACGCCTCGGGAGGCTGGTGGGTTTGGGCTGCACGCCCAGTGGAACGACGATGCGCACCACGCGCTGCACACGTTGCTGACGGGGGAGCGGCAGGGGTACTACGGGGACTTCGGCTCCCTGGAGACGCTGTCGGATGTGCTGACCGGCGGGTTCTTCCACGCGGGAACCTGGTCGAGCTTCCGTAACCGTCACCATGGGCGGCCTCTGGATTCGCGGGTGCCTGGGCATCGGCTGGTGGCCTACCTGCAGAACCACGACCAGATCGGGAACCGGGCTACCGGGGATCGGATCTCGGCTTCTCTGACGCCTTCGCTGCTGCGGGTTGGGGCCACGTTGCTGCTGACCGCTCCGTTCACTCCTATGTTGTTCATGGGGGAGGAGTGGGCGGCTTCTACGCCGTGGCAGTTCTTCACCTCGCATCCGGAGCCGGAGCTGGCTACTGCGGTGGCGCTGGGGCGGCGGCGGGAATTTGCCTCGCACGGGTGGGCTGAGGGGGACGTGCCCGATCCGCAGGATCCGGAGACGTTCGTACGGTCGCGGTTGGACTGGGCGGAACTGGACAAGCCTGAGCATCGGGAGATGTTGGCGTTCTACCAGCGGTTGATCGCGCTGCGTCGGTCTCTTCCTGATCTTTCTGATCCTCGGTTGAACGCTGTTTCTGTGCAGCATGGGGATCAGTTCCTGCTGATGCGGCGGGGGGAGACGCTGGTTGTCGCGAACCTGGCTGGGCGGGGGCAGGGGGTGTCACTGCCTGGGGTGGCTCGGCGGGTGCTGCTGGCTACCGGGGAGGGGGTCACCGTTATGAGGGACCGGATCCAGTTGCCTGCGGAGACTGCGGCAATCGTGGCGCTCTGAGAGGTGCGCGACTCGCATAGTCTTATCGGCTCGCCTCGTCTACCCAAGATGAGTGGTTGATTGTCAAAGTCACGCGCCCGCGAACTCTAGGTCAGCCTGTAGGCGAACTCGACGTTGTAGTGGCGGTCTAGGCGCCGACTTGCTGTCCATATTCGCCCTTGAGTGGGTTAAGTAGATATCGGGCGCGATCGTGATTGGGATGCGTATTCGCGGCGGATGCAGGCTGCATAAAATGGCAGACCCCACGAACGTTCGCGGTGTTCGCCAGCTTGCTGTACGCATAGGAGGATCACTGACCAATTATGCAGGAGTTGGCCACGGAGGCTGATGTTGCATCCACATGCGAGGATGGTTCAAACATTCCTCGTCGTGGATGGAATAGCGTGATGTCCTATTGGTTCCGGAATCGGGCAGTTGTAGTGTCGGCGCTGGTTGTGCTCCTAGCGGCGGTCGTCGGGCTGGTGCTCGTGTCGCCGTTCCTCATGGAAGTTCTGGCGGATGGAGACACGGACTGGGCCGAGCTGTCGAATATCGGGCAGGCGTACGGGGCGGTCACTGCGGTACTTTCTGCGCTCGCATTCATTGGTGTTGCCATCTCTCTGCTTCTTCAGTGGCGGCTGAACGTCATGTCACACGCTGTTTCTGCTAGAGAGAGGCATTTTGAGCTCATCAAGCTGACGATGGATCGCCCCGAAATCGCATACTTTGTAGACGACGGGGCTGTCAGTACAGGCACCCTCGCGCAGCGCCTCAATATCAATCTTTGGATAGGTCATTGGTTTTTGTTGTGGAAGACCAGGGAGATTGATGAATTTGGTCTGAAGAGGCAGCTTGCTGGGATGTTTCGTAATCCCGTCGCGCGAGAATGGTGGGGGGTATACGGGCCGACTTGGACTTCCAGCAAGGCTCGGCGCAGCCGCATCTTCGTGGAGCTGGCAAGTCGCGAGTGCGAGAACGCCGGACTCATTGCCTCGCCGGTGGGCGGCCCCAGCGCACCGGCGAACGGCGATCAGTATCCGGCCAGAAGGGGAGCGGCCCTGGCCAGCGAGCAGGACTGATCTGCGGCACCGGACTAGTCGCGTGGGGTTGAGAGGCAGTCGGCTCCCGGCGGCCGGCGAGTCGAGCTGGCACTGGAGAACGCTTATGCAGTCTGCGACGTTGGACCTGTTTGGTAACGTGCCTCGAACTCAGAAAACGAGGGTACGGCTGAGCCGCCAGCAAGGTAAATCGGACCTCGTCGTGCCCGGGCGCGGGTCGCCGCATCAACTCGTGCGGCGACGTTGTCGGGAAGACGCTGCTCGGCCTCAGCGCGCGGGAAAAAGGCGATGTCCTCCAACTCCTGTCCTGGCAGATCGAAGCTGTCGAGGTTGGCGATGGACCCGCAGTCGAACGTGAAGCTGAGGATCGCGCGCGGTCGTTGCCCGGCGGGTGGGGCCCAGTCGACCACGAGAAGATCACCTACCGCTACAGCGACCCCCAACTCCTCCCGAATCTCGCGGGCGCAGGCATCGTGCGGGTATTCGCCTTCGTCCACGTAGCCGCCAGGGAAGGCCCAGTGGTCCCTGTAGGTGGGCTTGACGAGCAGTACGTTGCCCGCTGGGTCGGTGATGAAGGCCGCTGCGGCTGCGTAGAAGGAAGCGAGGTTCGCGTACCACGTGGCGGGCTCCGTCCAGGTCACCTCGGTGACGCTAGCGGACCCGTCTAGGGGTGCTCTTGCTTCACGTGACTGTTGGCAAGACCGCCAGTGCGTGCAGGACTTCGTTGACCTGGGGCGATGCCCGTTGTGGACTGAGAGTCGTAGTGAGTTCGCGGACGCGCTGTTGAACCCGCGCAGACTGGATGCCCGGTGTGTCCTCCACTAACTTTCGGCCCCAGATGCAGGAGGCGTCGGTGTCTCCAGCGCGGGCATGAGTCACGGCGACGAGAGCGATGTGCAGGGCACGCGTCCGGGTGTTCTGGCTGTTGAGGATGAGCGCGTCGGGGGCGTGTCGGAGGGCCTGCGAGTACAGATGCAG encodes:
- a CDS encoding citrate synthase, with the translated sequence MTEVKLDHPGGQLSMPVHPAVEGPAGIGVSKLLKETGMTTYDPGFVNTAAASSAITYIDGDAGILRYRGYPIEQLAEKSSFLEVSYLLIYGELPTEQQLTEFTEWIRRHSLLHEEMRRFFDGFPRDAHPMAVLSSAVSALSTFYQDSLDPFDSEHVEISTVRLMAKVPTIASYAYKKSIGQPLLYPDNSLGYVDNLLRMTFGVPAEPYEVDPVMSKVLDMLFVLHADHEQNCSTSTVRLVGSSNANLFASVSAGVNALFGPLHGGANQAVLEMLQQIHAGDGDVRSFVRKVKDKEDGVKLMGFGHRVYKNYDPRAAIVKKAAQDVLGRMAKPDPLLDIAMELEEIALADDFFVSRRLYPNVDFYTGLIYKAMGFPTKMFTVLFALGRLPGWIAQWREMISDPETKIGRPRQVYVGAPERDYVPFAER
- a CDS encoding maleylpyruvate isomerase N-terminal domain-containing protein; translation: MSRPVDALDAAFPVAASIALDLIRRPEVAERWSRPSALPHLSVGGLACHLGRQAARAAELLPMPTELPLLESADEHYERAAWVSEGTPDEDSVASGPDEAEAAQGLARLTARSALALQEVGYLLSRGDARDVVPIPWQGWALRRGDFLLTRQLEIVVHSDDLAASVGVPTPPFPVEVFDPVRDLLVRLAVRRHGQSALVSALSRSERTRDISAF
- a CDS encoding glycosyltransferase family 4 protein, which gives rise to MTTLRVDEQLAATKDRTHRPTLTSRPQPGLPSQPAAVVPAKSGPGVPPQTRRILMLSWEYPPVLVGGLGRHVHALSVALAAAGHEVTVVTRHTEGAPLEEYADGVHILRAPEDPVAFPLATDSLLAWTMAFNHTLTRTALRATQANTYDVIHAHDWLVAHTAMTLRDHLDIPLVSTIHATEAGRHQGWLPEEMNRTIHGVEQWLSSESNRVIVCSGYMRDEVNALFGVPAGRVDVVANGVEPHRWRVPASAVAAARARFAEDGPLVTFAGRLVYEKGVQHLIAALPRLRDRHPGLRAVIAGDGPYRAELEAEVHRRGLGGMVTMPGFLGGNDLPALMAASDCFAVPSIYEPFGMVALEGAAAGAPLAVAATGGLAEIVEPGGTGMTFRPHDPDGLTDAVDALLSDPDRARVMARRARRMVNDQYGWAAIAQRTAASYAAAIATDATFTAQRAEQRMAQGRALPVLPEGNLLAAAGLR
- the glgX gene encoding glycogen debranching protein GlgX, whose protein sequence is MQVWPGERYPLGATYDGMGTNFAIFSEVAERIELCLFDEWDTGAERRVELREVDAYVWHAYLPGIEPGQRYGYRVYGPYDQANGLRCNPHKLLIDPYAKAIDGDVTWDPAVYDYDMAQPERMSETDSAPFMPKSVVVNPYFDWGNDKPPRTPYHHSVIYEAHVRGLTMRHPDIPEELRGTYAGIASPPMIEYLTQLGVTAIELMPVHQFIHDNRLVDLGLRNYWGYNTIGFFAPHHGYSALGRTGQQVQEFRGMVKALHAAGIEVILDVVYNHTAEGNHLGPTLSFKGVDAPSYYRLSEEDRRYFVDYTGTGNSLNVRSPHSLQLIMDSLRYWVTEMHVDGFRFDLAATLAREFYEVDRLSTFFEVVQQDPVVSQVKLIAEPWDVGPGGYQVGNFPPLWTEWNGKYRDTVRDFWRGEPATLAEFASRISGSADLYQDDGRRPFHSINFVTVHDGFTLNDLVSYNDKHNEANGEDNRDGESHNRSWNCGVEGDTDDGAVLALRAKQRRNFLATLMLSQGVPMIGHGDELGRTQHGNNNVYCQDSELAWVDWDNVDEQLLEFVQTLTAFRKRHQVFRRRRFFTGLPVNGRGIDEPLPDLAWHTPDGREMTGEDWGNDFGRSVALFVNGEGIRERGQYGQKHHDTSFLLCFNAHDAPLDFTMPGSEYGQKWERVISTAEPEPDDAMVISAGGTIRVPDRSLVVLERMN
- the treY gene encoding malto-oligosyltrehalose synthase; this encodes MAATPPEATPPTATYRVQVRPGFDLDATAEILDYLADLGVSHLYTAPLLTATPGSAHGYDVVDHRAVNPELGGEAARQRLLRALHDKKIGLVVDIVPNHAGVAVAAANPAWWDVLRRGRDSAYADWFDIDWDRGRLLLPVLADDPAALDDLKLVDGELRYHEHRFPVADGTGDGTTREVHDRQHYELVSWRRGDAELTYRRFFAVSGLAGLRVEDPAVFAATHELILRWAAAGEIDGIRVDHPDGLRDPAGYLTRLRAAAPQAWLVVEKILEYGEELPDWPVDGTTGYDALAAVNGLFVDPDAEGDFTVLDTRLAGHHTSWEDLTHDTKLAAATKLLAAELTRLAALAPDVPADQARAALAELAAAFAVYRGYPPHGARHLAAARSEAGRRRPDLVGALDAVTRRLRDPDDELAKRFPQLTGAVMAKGVEDTAFYRWTRFVALNEVGGSPAHFGVPPAEFHRFAAARHVRWPASMTTVSTHDTKRGEDVRARLAVLSELPDQWAEQVKSWMEYAPLADPSFAHLLWQTAVGAWPIERERLHAYAEKAAREAAASTSWSDPDQAFEQAMHAVIDLMYDDPSLHDELTELAAAIAPAGWSNSLGQKLVQLTMPGVPDTYQGTELWDNSLVDPDNRRPVDFDVRREMLARLDGGWRPPVDTDGAAKLLVVSRTLRLRRARPELFTGYRPVPAHGPVGRHVVAFDRGGAITVATRLPLGLERAGGWCDTNLSLPVNEVKDLFTGRVYSGGETSLADLLADYPVALLAPPTASVEAAS